The following proteins are co-located in the Solenopsis invicta isolate M01_SB chromosome 7, UNIL_Sinv_3.0, whole genome shotgun sequence genome:
- the LOC113004194 gene encoding rRNA methyltransferase 2, mitochondrial isoform X1 — protein MRRNMYCVAEFIKTAETEVVPTKWVNKQSTKCFWPYYKGTDRIKKAILSSEIPDPEKWDEYDTRILHKYNTYQEARSHLSKAVYTSHLDSEEDNECRRKRKRISKTWSSSEESVILKKQKQNKNKSKIRSPPTIRFDKCTLDKENFVNSLAELPRESSSSSIIATTSMNDDNNDNGNNGYRDKRRMSEIYSSSEDSFVSKNSKQNKNRSEIKSPKITSFDKSTSNREDSTLNSNFQEESCGRNFMENENFSSFIMPTTSSMNNNKNAGEPLLLLILKKLRKLDYVQNNVIIPDIQEVLNYIKPQRLEVQETNVPITLPIDNDIQLNEFEQYISTTENYRIMILKFSHIGGHGTAGITRKIMKNLITSKFAMNFNWGGKAPKRPFKELKSMHLLLDSVRKVIPSASTEEIESAIKDWLKQAKTRVMSYHF, from the exons ATGAGAAG aaatatGTATTGTGTGgctgaatttattaaaactgcAGAGACGGAAGTTGTACCAACAAAATGGGTTAATAAACAAAGTACTAAGTGTTTTTGGCCTTATTACAAAGGCACCGACCGAATTAAAAAAGCTATTTTATCAAGCGAAATTCCTGATCCAGAGAAGTGGGACGAGTATGATACcagaatattacataaatata ATACATATCAAGAAGCTCGCTCTCACTTATCAAAAGCTGTATATACATCTCATTTGGATTCGGAAGAAGATAATGAATGTAgacgtaaaagaaaaagaatatcgaAAACTTGGTCTTCGAGTGAAGAAAgtgttattttaaagaaacaaaaacaaaacaaaaataaaagtaaaataaggtCCCCACCTACAATAAGATTTGATAAATGTACTTTAGATAAGGAAAACTTTGTAAACTCTCTAGCAGAGTTACCACGTGAAAGTTCGAGTTCCTCTATTATAGCTACTACTTCTATGAATGACGATAATAATGATAACGGTAATAATGGATATAGAGATAAAAGAAGAATGTCGGAGATTTATTCTTCAAGTGAAGACAGCTTTGTTTCAAAGAACTCAaagcaaaacaaaaatagaagtGAAATAAAATCTCCTAAAATTACCTCATTTGATAAATCTACTTCAAATAGGGAAGACTCAACTTTAAATTCTAACTTTCAAGAGGAATCATGTGGAAGAAACTTTatggaaaatgaaaatttcagtTCATTTATTATGCCTACTACTAGTTCCATGAACAATAACAAAAATGCAg GTGAACCACTGCtattgttaattttgaaaaaacttaGGAAACTCGATTATGTGCAAAACAATGTTATTATACCTGATATACAAGAAGTATTAAACTATATAAAACCTCAACGATTGGAAGTTCAAGAAACAAATGTCCCAATAACACTGCCAATTGACAATGACATACAGCTTAATGAATTTGAGCAATATATTTCGACTACTGAAAATTATAGAATCATG ATATTGAAATTTAGTCATATTGGAGGTCATGGTACTGCAGGGATCActagaaaaataatgaaaaacctTATAACGTCTAAGTTTGCGATGAATTTTAATTGGGGAGGAAAAGCTCCAAAGAGGCCTTTTAAAGAACTTAAATCAATGCATTTGCTTCTTG ATTCTGTGCGTAAAGTAATTCCTTCGGCGTCAACGGAAGAAATTGAATCAGCCATTAAAGATTGGCTGAAACAAGCCAAGACAAGAGTTATGTCTTATCATTTCTAA
- the LOC113004194 gene encoding rRNA methyltransferase 2, mitochondrial isoform X2 — MYCVAEFIKTAETEVVPTKWVNKQSTKCFWPYYKGTDRIKKAILSSEIPDPEKWDEYDTRILHKYNTYQEARSHLSKAVYTSHLDSEEDNECRRKRKRISKTWSSSEESVILKKQKQNKNKSKIRSPPTIRFDKCTLDKENFVNSLAELPRESSSSSIIATTSMNDDNNDNGNNGYRDKRRMSEIYSSSEDSFVSKNSKQNKNRSEIKSPKITSFDKSTSNREDSTLNSNFQEESCGRNFMENENFSSFIMPTTSSMNNNKNAGEPLLLLILKKLRKLDYVQNNVIIPDIQEVLNYIKPQRLEVQETNVPITLPIDNDIQLNEFEQYISTTENYRIMILKFSHIGGHGTAGITRKIMKNLITSKFAMNFNWGGKAPKRPFKELKSMHLLLDSVRKVIPSASTEEIESAIKDWLKQAKTRVMSYHF, encoded by the exons atGTATTGTGTGgctgaatttattaaaactgcAGAGACGGAAGTTGTACCAACAAAATGGGTTAATAAACAAAGTACTAAGTGTTTTTGGCCTTATTACAAAGGCACCGACCGAATTAAAAAAGCTATTTTATCAAGCGAAATTCCTGATCCAGAGAAGTGGGACGAGTATGATACcagaatattacataaatata ATACATATCAAGAAGCTCGCTCTCACTTATCAAAAGCTGTATATACATCTCATTTGGATTCGGAAGAAGATAATGAATGTAgacgtaaaagaaaaagaatatcgaAAACTTGGTCTTCGAGTGAAGAAAgtgttattttaaagaaacaaaaacaaaacaaaaataaaagtaaaataaggtCCCCACCTACAATAAGATTTGATAAATGTACTTTAGATAAGGAAAACTTTGTAAACTCTCTAGCAGAGTTACCACGTGAAAGTTCGAGTTCCTCTATTATAGCTACTACTTCTATGAATGACGATAATAATGATAACGGTAATAATGGATATAGAGATAAAAGAAGAATGTCGGAGATTTATTCTTCAAGTGAAGACAGCTTTGTTTCAAAGAACTCAaagcaaaacaaaaatagaagtGAAATAAAATCTCCTAAAATTACCTCATTTGATAAATCTACTTCAAATAGGGAAGACTCAACTTTAAATTCTAACTTTCAAGAGGAATCATGTGGAAGAAACTTTatggaaaatgaaaatttcagtTCATTTATTATGCCTACTACTAGTTCCATGAACAATAACAAAAATGCAg GTGAACCACTGCtattgttaattttgaaaaaacttaGGAAACTCGATTATGTGCAAAACAATGTTATTATACCTGATATACAAGAAGTATTAAACTATATAAAACCTCAACGATTGGAAGTTCAAGAAACAAATGTCCCAATAACACTGCCAATTGACAATGACATACAGCTTAATGAATTTGAGCAATATATTTCGACTACTGAAAATTATAGAATCATG ATATTGAAATTTAGTCATATTGGAGGTCATGGTACTGCAGGGATCActagaaaaataatgaaaaacctTATAACGTCTAAGTTTGCGATGAATTTTAATTGGGGAGGAAAAGCTCCAAAGAGGCCTTTTAAAGAACTTAAATCAATGCATTTGCTTCTTG ATTCTGTGCGTAAAGTAATTCCTTCGGCGTCAACGGAAGAAATTGAATCAGCCATTAAAGATTGGCTGAAACAAGCCAAGACAAGAGTTATGTCTTATCATTTCTAA